Proteins from one Mercurialis annua linkage group LG7, ddMerAnnu1.2, whole genome shotgun sequence genomic window:
- the LOC126657094 gene encoding uncharacterized protein LOC126657094, with protein MINGGGHNSSTIRRKQRREVMNIRETHMPPVIFDVEDYEHVKAPHNDALVVTTIIENWNMERILIDKGSAVNLMTNAAYKMLGGTASRLRRVLIPLSGLGGPSINPLGAVTLEVIIGPERGINKKVMSLFNIVDMELTYNAILERPFLHDSAAVTSIRALAMKIPTEKGVVTLRGDQNIAKKCYDESVVDLQENKTEKKEE; from the coding sequence ATGATCAATGGAGGTGGACACAACAGCTCTACAATTAGGAGAAAGCAAAGGAGAGAAGTGATGAACAtcagagaaactcacatgccaccCGTAATCTTTGATGTCGAAGATTATGAACATGTCAAAGCACCTCACAACGATGCCTTAGTGgtaactactatcattgagaattggaacatggagcgaatcTTAATCGATAAAGGAAGTGCAGTGAACCTTATGACAAACGCGGCGTACAAAATGCTTGGAGGAACCGCATCGAGGTTGCGCCGAGTCCTGATTCCATTGtcaggactcggtggccccTCCATCAATCCGCTAGGAGCAGTTACCTTGGAAGTGATAATCGGCCCAGAGAGAGGAATCAACAAGAAAGTCATGTCGCTATTTAACATAGTAGACATGGAATTAACATACAACGCCATCCTCGAAAGACCCTTCCTTCATGACTCAGCTGCGGTAACTAGCATAAGAGCATTAgcaatgaaaataccaaccgaaaaaggagtagtgacgctgagaggagatcAGAATATCGCTAAGAAATGCTACGACGAGTCCGTGGTAGATCTTCAAGAGAACAAGACcgagaagaaggaagaatag